The Nicotiana tomentosiformis chromosome 2, ASM39032v3, whole genome shotgun sequence genome includes the window TTGCAATTAATTCCGTGCAATCCACTTTCTGTTTTCAAATTGTAACACTCAGTTTTTTGTACTCTACAGATTTGTTAGTTTAATTCCAGGATGCTAGCTTAATATCTCTAAGTAGATTTCTTTTAGTTTATTGAAATCAATAAACTAAATAGTATTAATGAGAAGCGAGTAGATTGAATTAGGAACCTTGTTAATCCATTAAAAACTCCATTGATAGCCATTAAAAAGTTTCGAAACTCTAAATTCGAAAATTGAAATTTGTGAAATTggtatttgtttggattgggtgtagTTATAAATGATTGGGAATATTCTTTGGAATTTATATCTAAATTTTGAGAGAATTGGATGATGATTGGAGGTTGTTTTGATTataatttcatattgaaactcgaagaagaagactTAAAcaagttgtatatattttgtatttcaGGTGTAGAAACGACAttcaaaatatatacaactaacagaattgtatataagttgtatataaattgtacgtAAATTGTAATTTTTTACCGGATTCTGTACAAAAAAATTGAAtttaagttgtagataaattgtagatatattgtagattttgaccgaatttgtatatattttgtaaaaaacgTTAGTTACTTTCCGTAAATAGAAAAACTTAGACAAAACCgggtaaataagtttaaaatctcGAAAAAGTCCCTTAAACTAGTCAGTTAAGCCAAGAAAAATTATTGGTGGACCcacgtaatatatatatatatatatatatatatatatagcctttcAAAAAGGCTTTATACATATAGGCCCTTTCAAAAAGGCTTTATAAATATAACGCTTTTTAAAAATGTACTATACTTAATTGGGCAAACGACCGCTaaagtatagcgccctttaaaagggtgtTATATATAAAATGGTCACCAAATTTTTTTTCACACATTTTGGTTCTTCAGAGTCCAAAAAACCACATTTTGGTTCTGGACTCCTTCTACCATACTATCTCAAAAGATTGTGATCATAAACTTCACGTAAAGTCCCCACTTTTGTTCATCAATAAGTTGCTTAATTAAGACTATGGGGTCCTCTTCCATCTAACTTCTGGCAAAATTTAATGTCTCTAGACTTTAAACTGTGAACAACCTAGACAGAGAGAAGTTATTTCACTTTAGAAACCATGTGTCAGAAGAAAGAGTTGTTAATAGTTCTTTCGTTTCTTGTCCCATTTTGCAGTTCAATAGACACCATCTCCTTTAACAACTCTCTCAAAGATGGAGATTTATTAATCTCTTCTGGAAAATCCTTTGCTTTGGGTTTCTTTAGCCCTACTGGAAATTTCCCTGGAAAACGTTATGTTGGAGTTTGGTACAACAATGTTCCTGAACAAACTGTTGTTTGGGTTGCCAATAGAGACAACCCCATCAATGGTACATCTGGAATTCTTACTATTGACTCTACTGGAAATCTTGTTATACTCGACATGAAAACGAAAGTTTCAGCCTGGAAAACAAATATTTCTTCAGCAAAGAATGGAGCAGACTTGTACAGTGCTAAGCTGTGGGATTCAGGGAATTTCATGTTGTTTCAGGACCCGAAAATGGATATTATTGCATGGCAAAGCTTTGATTATCCTACCAATACTCTACTTCCTTCAATGAAATATGGGATAGACAAAAAAACAGGTTTAAACCGGTTTCTAACATCATGGAAATCATTGAACGACCCAGGCACCGGAGAGTATCGTTACATAATGGAGTTCAATGGGACACCTCAAGTATTCTTGTATAAGAACTATAGCAGGATATGGCGGACAGGATCCTGGACTGGTCATGGTTGGAGTGGTGTACCGGAAATGAGCCCAAGATTCATCTTCAGCCTCAGTTATGTGGACAATGATAGCGAGGTTTCCATGACATATTACATAAAAGATACTTCCATAATCTCAAGAATGGTCTTGAATGAATCTGGGATGTTGAACCGGGTAACTTGGCAAGAGAGTGAGCAGAAATGGGTGCAATTTTGGTTTGCGCCTAAGGACTCGTGTGACAATTATGAACATTGTGGAGCATTTAGCAATTGCAATTTGTTCAATTTGGGTGAATTTGAATGTAGTTGCCTTCCGGGGTATGAGCCGAGGTTAAGCCGACAATGGTACTTGAGAGATGGATCCCATGGATGCTTGAGGAAGAAAAATGAAAATGTGTGCAACAGTGGTGAAGGGTTTGTTAAGTTGAGTCATGTGAAAATCCCGGATATAGATGCAGCTCTGATGAACAAAAGCATGGGGTTGAAGGAATGTGAACATTTCTGTCTGAAAAATTGTTCCTGCACAGCCTATGCAAGTGCTAATATTAGTGAAGGGGGAAGTGGGTGTATCACTTGGTATGGTGAGTTGAGAGACATAAAGCAATTTACAGATGGGGGCCAAGATTTCTATAGCAGAGTCTCTGCATCTGATTTAGGTAAGGATTTAACTTAAATATTGTGTGATTAAATCCATATTGTACATAGTATCTAGCCGTGGTGTTCATATAAAGTTTTCATTTTTCATTCCTTTCAGCACAATTCTCCAAGAACACAAATAACAATCACAGGAAAAGAGTGACAGCAATTCTAGTAGGGTCTGCTGCAGCAataattcttggaatatttttggcatattttttGGTGATTAGTAAAAGGATAAAAGGTAAGGATATTATTCAATACCATGCTTGGTCAAATATTTTCAGTATCTGAACAGCCGCTATACCACATTGTGTTTAATTCTCCTTACTTTATGTTATTACCTTAGTGGTACATGAAAACTGTGGTGTAATTGCATATTGCATTAGATCCTAATCAGTGTTTGCTGATGTGCAGATAAGAAGAGCCATCCGAATACATTAAACAAAAATTTAGCATCCTGTGAATCCATGGATGAAAGTGAACAAACAGAAATCTCAATCTTTGACCTAAGCACAATAAGTAATGCAACTGATAACTTCTCTGTTGCTAACAAACTTGGTGAAGGAGGGTTTGGTAGCGTATACAAGGTAACGATTCCCAAATATGTTTGAATGCCTTTCAACCAACATGATCCTTATAGGAGACTGCAGTTAGGTTTAATAAATTGTTGTATTAAGCCAAGTTTACCAAACAATAATCTTGGATTCAATTTCAGGGTCACCTGAAAGATGGACAGGTAATAGCTGTCAAAAGACTTTCAGTAACTTCAGGGCAAGGAACAAAGGAGTTCAGAAATGAAGTCACACTAATTGCAAGACTCCAGCACAGAAATCTTGTGAGGCTTTTAGGATGTTGCAGTCAACAAGGAGAGAAGATGTTAGTTTATGAATACTTGCCAAACAAATCCTTGGATAGTTTTATTTTTGGTAAGAACAGTTTACAGGACCTGAAATCTTAACTTGACCTTCAAACTATACATGTTTTTACATGCTTACTGTTAATTAACGAGTACTGCTTGAACTGGTTGTCTTTTCCTAATGGATTGCTTATGCATAAACTTTCAAACTGTGTTCCAGATAAAACAAAAGGGTCTTTGTTGGATTGGGAAAAACGGTTTGAAATCATCCACGGGATTGCACGAGGAATGTTATATCTTCACCAAGACTCTAGACTGAGAATTATACACAGGGATCTAAAAGCAAGCAATGTTTTACTAGATGCCTCCATGCAACCAAAAATATCAGACTTTGGAATGGCCAGAATTTTTGGAGTTGACCAAATTGAAGCAAACACAAATCGAGTTGTTGGAACGTAGTAAGTGTTTCAAGTTTTGTGCATACACATGTGAGAGTTCTGTTAGATGTGTTCATTTgagttttaaaatataaatgtTGACGTTGCTTTATTGATCGCAGTGGTTATATGTCACCTGAATATGCAATGGTAGGACACTTTTCAGCGAAATCTGATGTCTTCAGTTTCGGGGTTCTGTGTTTGGAGATTATTACTGGCAGAAAGAACAACTCTCAGTATGATCAGGAGAAATCTCAACATTTAGCTGGATATGTAAGTGCATTCTACAACATATATATGCTACTAAAATCAAGAAATCACCTATATTGCCTTAGACATAAACCGTGTCACAGATGGAAGTACTGCAAATGATAATCTCAAAACAAATACTTTTTTGGGTTCTTAAATTTGTGAATATTCAGCATTTCTATTTTTAGCTTGAGTTGCTTCTTTAAGGTGTTATAGTATCTCTTATAGAGCAGGAATTGCTGGAAATGTTGATTTTGGTATTTCTGTTTCAGGTGTGGGATTCTTGGAAGAATGATAAAGCTTTAGATGTTGCTGATCCATTGTTAGGGGACTCATATGAAGCTTGTGAAGTTTTGAGATGCATCCACATCGGCCTTTTGTGTGTACAATCATTTGTAGACGACAGACCAACCATGTCGGAAGTGGTCTTCATGTTGTGCAATGAAACCAAACTTCCTTTCCCTAAAGAACCTAGCTTTATATTCAGATCACAGAAATATGGTTCAGTTACACCGTCTTCATCAGCAAGTATAGGAACATCTGTTAATGACATGTCTATTTCTACAATTCATGGTCGCTAGAGTTTATGTTAAGCATTTACCAGTGATATAACATTGTCTGAAATACATATCAAACTGTACTTATAATTGTTTCATGCATATTAGCTAGGGTTTGACCCCGAAACATTTGGTTCTACAGAATTCGTGAATGAATTGTTGGATTCAATATTATATTTAAcacctattttggaaaaaatatagtGTTCTTTTTTTCTGTActatgtttttctttttgagattCATATTTGGAAATAGGGAGAACATTGTGAAAACAGCTCATTTATGGAGCAATTTATGCTAACTACCtatgaaaattaaaatatttacccATGTTTACTCATCTAAAACTGTCATAATTTATACACATTTGAACTAAAAATATTACCTGACTATCTATATTTGTTTTCCCTTATCCCTTATACCTTTATTTGATTGGGTGTCCAAAGAACCTTTCTCAAACTAATCTTTAATTAATTTGTGGCGGGGTTGTTATTAGATTTGAGCACCTTCGTGAAGTTTTTTGCTcctttttaaaaacaaaaaaaaatcccTAGAGctatttttaattaataaaagTTCAAAAATTCCTTAATTTTCATTGCTTGTTGAGATTGAGAGCTGGAATGAATATATAATTTACGATTTTTTGAGATTTCTTATTCTAATTTTTATTAGCTTCTAGTATTGCATCATAAAGTATTTTTAGCTTGTCATTTTATTAGCTTAAATTATCATATGCTATTACATTTTTTTACTTGCACAAGTTTAATTTTTCAGAGAtttattataataaaaataaaatttactattAAAGGACCTTGAAGCTTGAAATGCATAAATTGGTTTGTTGAGGTTGTAGTTATTTCGATCCAATGTTAACTAGGGTGGGTTTaaatattgatttgaggttttggctaaattttgagttaattagattatgtgacaactgatattatttcagtttaataattgaattaaaaaaaaaaaatttgaacccTTTGCGTACAACTGTATACCGTAttggtatagctatatactatactggtatcatatgttagttggaATATTTTGATTGTATTAATTACATTTAATTGGTACATtgtttgatttttctttagtaataatagaatagtacaatatgttgaatttttttaattttcctttatgcatgtgtattatgtaatcattttgattttttctttatgcgtttgttttagataatagtattatagtacaatattttaaaatatattattatattaatatgtgataCACTAGTTTTGatatttctctttatgcatgtgtattatgtaatagtagtatagtcatatagttgCCTAGAATTAATTAATAGAACCGTATACCCTATTGGTATAGTTATAtatcatattggtatcatatggtagttaaaacattttttggttgttttagctggAATTTTAAGTGAATTATATTCTAAAatgatttatatgatcatgtCTTATtgtgttggattttcttgtacctatggacataggttttgtgtattatgtaatagtttttatagttatatgcagttgttggaaTGACTCCGTACAACTATATATCCTATTAGTATAGTTATATACTATATTGATATCATATGCTAGTTGAATCTTTTTGTGGTTGTATTAACTGCATTTAATtagtacactatttgatttttttttaataatagtaatatagtacaatatcttgaaatactttattatattaatatgtggtacactattttttttctctctttatgcacgtgtgttatgtaatagtagtatagtcatatagttgTCAGAAATTAACCAGTGAAActgtataccatattggtatagttatatgtcatattggtattATATGATATTTGGAAcattttttttggttgttttagttGTATTTTTTGAGTAAATTTTAtttagaaattatttatatgaacatgatttgcagtgTTGGGATTTGTTTGTGCCGGTGTacatagattatgtgtattatgtaatagtttttatagttataggtAATTATTGGAATGAccccatacaactatataccatgttagtatagctatatactatattggtatcaaTTGGTATAGTTATATGTCATATTGGCATCATATGGTAGTATGGTatgctataatcccgtattttagtcgtgtattacactctaattcactgtactTTACTTGTGttaagctttaattggtagtatttttacacttattatgtgttttatgccttgtaggagtgattccgagttatatAGATGTTGTGGAGgtaatttgagctatttggagctttgaagtctgagtagaagctcaagcaattaagtcgggatcacgttcgggggtcgaaaactAAATCTGGATGTCAAAATTTGAATAACTCATTTCTGGCCACAATTTACACTTCTGCCCTGCGGCATGCCCCGCGGGGTGCGGGGCGCTAGTGCAAAAAGTGGGCAAAAATCATATTTTGAATCGTTATGGAATTTTTCAGACCCGCGCCGCATGGGGTAGCGCGGCATGCGCCGCGACAGCCCAAAAATGTTAGAGTGACTTTCCAATTCTGCTaaaaagggtagtttcgtccgggGTTTATTTTGGGGGCGGCTTAAATACACTAAAATACCATTTTAGATGGACTTTTTGCACATTTTCGACCTAAGGAGTCCAAGGAGGCCAatgaggagttggaagaacacaagcacaaggatttcatcattccttccccACTCAAGATCCGGTTttagattgaatttatgttttcctatactttagttttatttgtgaagaacttctccatgtctatggtgTATATCCTTTTAGGTTTTGattgatttggtgtattgatgattgtttgtagattataactctatttttatgtatttgaattatttttggaagatttaattgttgcatctatattcacttattcTTGTAATtaaaagaggcataacttgtgatatctttgcactatattgttggttgagttcatagattcttctaagtaatcgaaagaggttagttgaatcattgattaaatctagttaggagaataatcgaaagaagttttcctaaagaccgatccactacgcattcttgcatatcttcacaaagcttaaattggttcatattgtgaggttgaaacttaatcgagagaggaatttctactaaatatttgtactgataattacgtgaattcgagagactcgcttgaatattagaagtgaattatctaaagTTAAATCCCAGATAATTACCTTGCACTTATTCCGTCAAAACCATATATCTCCCTTTGATAACTtctttgcttacctttgttgtgattgtcattagtcaatagttgtagattttagattattaattatataaatctcaattgttgatcctcctggatagcaatctagctacaaactacgataatactgtttaaatccaatccctatggatacgataattatactatattatctttgactagcgagcacaatttaagtgtgtgtagTTGTGCTCGTCAAATTTCGGCGTCGTTGCTGGGGATtggaaatcaatagtgtttgaaatagtttgtagtgctaattgaGGAAttagttttttaatttttagttttattatttttagttttgttatgTTAACTTCTCCTCAAGAtttcttttgttgaagaaatcttgaagagcatATTCTTGATACTGAACTCTAAATATTGtaaagatggagtacaaccagcctaaaAAAATGGTTGAAGAATTAGCAGCTGAACATTGCCAGcggtctgctatgtgttttaaatgaggtagaaatcatctatgggttgattgtcaagcatgtaggtattcttcctatggttcatcttttgaacaCTCTCACTTTGTCTCTTGTCCGTACatgtatgaggattcatatgggtacaattctgactctggttgggatgaatacccttattatgactggaataaaagcgaagtgagacaaccacctaaAAAGGAGAATgatagtttagaagagcttatgtataagttcataaacaaggtggaagagagatttacacaagatgatAAAGCCATTAACAACATAATAATGCAAGtgagtcaaataataagtacactttcagaaagatcattgcattgtgatggtgaatatatggaggaggTACCCGGTGAGAATGAGCCTACTCAAGATGATGAACATCTACAGAGAGAGTTGTCCACTCTGCAAGAGGACTCTGTTTCaactaaaatgattgaaaatgaggctttggttgattaTGAAGCAATACATGAAGAGTTCAAACCCTCATCCACCTATCCACAATTGTAATTTTTAGTAGAAGAAAATGAGGAACAAATGGTCTTGCACTTACCAGAGGAGTACACGCATGACCTTTCTTAttcattttcttattctaaccttgatcatgtggattttatttttgggaattTACAGGAATATGCAAGGATTCATCTTGTGAATGAATGCAAAAATAAGTTGAGGATAATCCTACAAGAACAATCTACCGCTCAAAATaaggacaagaaagaaagaaaagagcgggtcttgcaaATATCCTTAAAGGACTTTGTCCTGAcgagctccataaagaatcccgaGGAGCGAAAGCAAAATATTCATTCATAATAAGGGGTGGAGTTCACAAGTTCTCGAAAACGGAAAAATTccaggggagttttctttaccttttgctttttatttgtgtgtcatagggacatgccataatttaaagtgtggggtggggatgtaACTATGTAAATAACTGTTTGTTTTCGTTTCTATGTGTGTTTTTTGTAATTCATTTGATTGAAAACTtaaaaaattttgattttttcccaacgatggatgtcattcgacaggtttcttgagggattaagtcgaagaaaaagaaataatatattatttttctttatgtaGTATAATAATTTCCCCTTCGTTTTTCTTTGTGCCACAGTTCTTTTCCAAGAGTTTTGTTTGAACTGGGTGTAGTTATTATTTTTTTGTAGGAGTAGGAGATCTTGTGCTGTGATGTttaatgaaagcaatatctcttgactgtatTATGCTTTGAGAATAGTAagtactttagttgtgacgcttaagctcagtttttgactcttgtataagtaccttaaattatatTATCGTAACTTTACTTAACTGCTCTGACTAGAGTGTCTCGATGGGTCCGattattacaccccatatttttgtacgtgaaagtacgtcgtaagtcaattgatgtaagcttgaaaatctgatcctctttgaaagtatataaagtgatttaatgatgttacgtcccattttcgcaagcctttaagagttatcatccagggacaaatatttctaaggggacatgttgttacaccccgtacttcggacgtcactgtcattataggattatttaatgtaagctcaaaaaggacaaAATCCTTCTActaggataagaaaggtttaccgaagtcttaagtaagttaagatgaatatgagagttgttaatcatgatttaaataattttaaagtcattatatgactatatatgatgtttggatatgaaatataaagtttggaaaaaatcggatttaaattgcggaaaaatcgactaaggatttgccttgtaatgaagcCTTTTGGGAAATACATTTTGTAAGCCTTATGATATcgttttgggacatattatataccaaattgaaggtctttgagtctagtttataacgcattaaaccattcatcgatacaatatcggagtagagatgtattcgcgttttcgcgagactgcgcaagcagcaccCATGGGACCTACAAAGTCGGGGGAAATTCCAGCTTGTATTTAAGTCAATTCTCTGtcattttaactcatttttctggTCCAAAACAGTTCCTAAATCCTCCTAAATGCTCTCAACTGGTACCTCCATGATTCTAGGGTGAGAACCTAAGATGAAAATATGAATCCAACGCTAGAAATCCCGTGGTGCTTTCTAGATCGTAGTTCTTCGTCTTGTGGCTGTTTTGGAGGGTTcttcaaaggtaagtaacctcagatttcgtgttgttcttgttgattaaggtaataatcagtccctccttcatatatattagattttcaaggcaaactacaagtgtttacacaccaacttgaacaccaaaagttgattcaagaagataATACAACACTtatagtgttgtggtgttattgaggatagttgtgggttGTGCTTGGCTGAAATTTCATCTTGTTTCTACTGTTTAAGGTGAGTATAAAATCCTACTACATTTACTTGAATTTATTTgtatgttggttgcattatttgagcaaaatattACAAGAGCAGACTTAAAATAGTTTGAGATGTTGTAGGTTTTAATGgactgttttggaaaggttgtttccatgaactaTAAATAGCTGGAAAATGGAgaaaataacttgattatgatatgTTTTCTGCATGTCTCtatgtttatcaagtgaattggtgaaagtAGCATACGaaacttgagattggaagtgaagattagctgtctggctagatttgggctattcggAGTCAGATAATCAAGGAAAGGACATTCTTACTGAtttattgagcttggttcgatgtaagtggcttgcctaaccttgtgtgggggaaatccccataggatttggtactgttgtgatatgtggggtgacgagtgcgtacaggggctatttgttgtaaaatccgatttttactgagtagtaacatgttttcatcttaattgagttataccagcatgtgtagttatcctgcttagtctaatatcacatgtctatgtgctttaattgtttatttgaactatgtgcagCATGTCTAGTTGattttcctgcttttccttgatcGTTATCAGCTTAGACTATAGAATTCTCGCTGTTAACTGTTTTATTTATCGGTtaagctgtgtgtttacttttgataCTATGAGGAGGTACCTTGGgtgttctccctgcatatttacttttgggactataaggcggtacctcgggagatcctcttgcacatttacttttgagactacgaggcggtacctcgtgagttctccttgcatatttacttttgggattacgaggtgatacctcgggagatccccctgcacatttacttttgagactacgaggcagtacctcaagAGATCTCCtcacatatttatttttgggactacgagacggtatctcgggagatcccctgttgagtatttactttttggactacgagattgtatctcgggagcgcccctgttgtcatctcattgtattgtattgttatttctctatgaattctttctgttAATTTCTCCATTTTACTTCATTCGATTATatcatctgtcttattattatacCCTAGTAGGGCtcggacctgacctcatcactactctaccgaggttagacttggcacttactgggtaccattttggtgcactcatactactcttctgcaaaTGTTTTGTGTGCAGCTCCAgatgcttcttatcagccccactattagctgagagtgcttgctactgtactgagacttcaaggtacatctgccacgtctgcagacctcggagtccccctctattctctcctatgtcatttaccttccgtgcTTCTTtaattagactctggtgtatagagatactagtttccttctgtagcttgtagCTTATGTGTTTCGGGTTTTAGGTATACTGTGTGGTACTAGAGTGCTGGTTATTGTACAAGCCAAAcggcattgttaccagttatttagttatatgttgcagttagttgttaagttttacttccattttgttatttctgcattttgttaggcttacctagtcgtacagactaggcgccatcacaacgtcttacggagggagagttgggtcgtgactagttggtattagagcactaggttcataggtgtcgttaGTCACAAGcacgtttagtagagtctcgcggattggtaTAGAGACGTgtgtatttatcttcgggaggctatggaactgttaggaacaaaaattacacttctttgattccttgtcgtgcaaaattgttgacttcgaaattctaaacttatgtattttattctctcacagatggtaaggacacgtacaggaggatctgatgaccaggcactcgcgccccctgctagagccgcgagaggtcggggcaggggtagaggccaaggacgTTTATGTAGTGCAACCAGAGCAACCGTACgagctactacagaggagcccccagtagctccagctggagggcagacacctgaggtacctgttgctgcaccaaccctccagcagactctagcccagtttttgagcatgttcagcaccttggctcaggctggattgattccacttgctcctgccacatctcaggttggggaaggagcatagactcccattggcggtactccagagcagcgggttcaagtCGACTAGGTTCTAGAGATTTTACTAATGCAGCTAGTAGCTCCAGCTCAGGCCGAGGCTAGGGTAacagtttctgaggcggagcagctcatacttgaaaggtacaagaagtaccacccctaCCTTCAGTAGATTGCTCGTCAGAGGATgaccagggttttctggaggagtgtccccgtattctccatactatgggcatagcggagtcgagtggggtttcttttactacattctagATTATAGGAGCAGCTTATCAGTGGTGTCGTACTTATGATttgggtagtccggctgaggcaacttcacttacatggactcagttctcggacatgttcttgagggagaGTCTCAGAGACGCATGGCACGCAAAGTtagagcagttgcgtcagggtgatatgactgtatcagagtatgcagtttgcttcagtgatttggcctgacatacaccagccttggttgccacagttcgagagagggttcgttgGTTTATTAAGGGACTTCACCCTAGTATCAAGCTTAGCATGGATCGGGAGATtaagatggatatttcttaccaacagtttgtgagtattgctaggagattggagggtatgctttctcgggagagagaggaga containing:
- the LOC138906565 gene encoding G-type lectin S-receptor-like serine/threonine-protein kinase At1g11410, which codes for MCQKKELLIVLSFLVPFCSSIDTISFNNSLKDGDLLISSGKSFALGFFSPTGNFPGKRYVGVWYNNVPEQTVVWVANRDNPINGTSGILTIDSTGNLVILDMKTKVSAWKTNISSAKNGADLYSAKLWDSGNFMLFQDPKMDIIAWQSFDYPTNTLLPSMKYGIDKKTGLNRFLTSWKSLNDPGTGEYRYIMEFNGTPQVFLYKNYSRIWRTGSWTGHGWSGVPEMSPRFIFSLSYVDNDSEVSMTYYIKDTSIISRMVLNESGMLNRVTWQESEQKWVQFWFAPKDSCDNYEHCGAFSNCNLFNLGEFECSCLPGYEPRLSRQWYLRDGSHGCLRKKNENVCNSGEGFVKLSHVKIPDIDAALMNKSMGLKECEHFCLKNCSCTAYASANISEGGSGCITWYGELRDIKQFTDGGQDFYSRVSASDLAQFSKNTNNNHRKRVTAILVGSAAAIILGIFLAYFLVISKRIKDKKSHPNTLNKNLASCESMDESEQTEISIFDLSTISNATDNFSVANKLGEGGFGSVYKGHLKDGQVIAVKRLSVTSGQGTKEFRNEVTLIARLQHRNLVRLLGCCSQQGEKMLVYEYLPNKSLDSFIFDKTKGSLLDWEKRFEIIHGIARGMLYLHQDSRLRIIHRDLKASNVLLDASMQPKISDFGMARIFGVDQIEANTNRVVGTYGYMSPEYAMVGHFSAKSDVFSFGVLCLEIITGRKNNSQYDQEKSQHLAGYVWDSWKNDKALDVADPLLGDSYEACEVLRCIHIGLLCVQSFVDDRPTMSEVVFMLCNETKLPFPKEPSFIFRSQKYGSVTPSSSASIGTSVNDMSISTIHGR